The Rhinopithecus roxellana isolate Shanxi Qingling chromosome 13, ASM756505v1, whole genome shotgun sequence genome contains a region encoding:
- the LOC115892682 gene encoding keratin-associated protein 21-2, translating into MCCNYYRNSCGYCGYGSGWSSGCRYGCGYGCGYGSGCRYRSGYGFGSRYGCGYSSSCCDYQPLCCRRCYSSCY; encoded by the coding sequence ATGTGTTGCAACTACTACAGAAACTCCTGTGGGTACTGTGGATATGGCTCTGGCTGGAGTTCCGGCTGTAGATATGGTTGTGGCTATGGCTGTGGATACGGCTCTGGCTGTAGATATCGCTCTGGATATGGATTTGGCTCTCGCTATGGCTGTGGATACAGCTCTAGCTGCTGTGACTACCAACCACTTTGCTGCAGAAGATGCTATTCCTCTTGCTACTAA